The following coding sequences are from one Dama dama isolate Ldn47 chromosome 8, ASM3311817v1, whole genome shotgun sequence window:
- the LOC133060846 gene encoding tubulin alpha-4A chain gives MRECISVHVGQAGVQMGNACWELYCLEHGIQPDGQMPSDKTIGGGDDSFTTFFCETGAGKHVPRAVFVDLEPTVIDEIRNGPYRQLFHPEQLITGKEDAANNYARGHYTIGKEIIDPVLDRIRKLSDQCTGLQGFLVFHSFGGGTGSGFTSLLMERLSVDYGKKSKLEFSIYPAPQVSTAVVEPYNSILTTHTTLEHSDCAFMVDNEAIYDICRRNLDIERPTYTNLNRLISQIVSSITASLRFDGALNVDLTEFQTNLVPYPRIHFPLATYAPVISAEKAYHEQLSVAEITNACFEPANQMVKCDPRHGKYMACCLLYRGDVVPKDVNAAIAAIKTKRSIQFVDWCPTGFKVGINYQPPTVVPGGDLAKVQRAVCMLSNTTAIAEAWARLDHKFDLMYAKRAFVHWYVGEGMEEGEFSEAREDMAALEKDYEEVGIDSYEDEDEGEE, from the exons CGTGAATGCATCTCAGTCCATGTGGGGCAGGCAGGTGTCCAGATGGGCAATGCCTGCTGGGAGCTCTACTGTCTGGAACATGGAATTCAGCCGGATGGACAGATGCCCAGTGACAAGACCATTGGTGGAGGGGACGACTCCTTCACCACCTTCTTCTGTGAAACTGGTGCTGGAAAGCATGTGCCCCGGGCAGTTTTTGTGGATTTGGAGCCTACTGTAATTG ATGAGATCCGAAATGGCCCATACCGGCAACTCTTCCACCCCGAGCAGCTCATCACTGGGAAAGAGGATGCTGCTAACAACTATGCTCGTGGTCACTACACCATTGGCAAGGAAATCATTGACCCAGTACTGGACCGGATCCGCAAGCTG TCTGATCAGTGCACAGGACTTCAGGGCTTCCTGGTGTTCCACAGCTTTGGAGGGGGCACCGGCTCTGGCTTCACCTCACTGCTGATGGAGCGGCTCTCTGTTGATTATGGCAAGAAATCCAAGCTGGAGTTCTCCATCTACCCAGCCCCCCAGGTGTCCACGGCCGTGGTCGAGCCCTACAACTCCATCCTGACCACCCACACCACCCTGGAGCACTCAGATTGTGCCTTCATGGTGGACAACGAGGCCATCTATGACATCTGTCGCCGCAACCTGGACATCGAGCGCCCGACTTACACCAACCTCAACCGCCTCATCAGCCAGATCGTCTCCTCCATCACAGCCTCCCTGCGCTTTGACGGCGCCCTCAACGTGGACCTGACGGAGTTCCAGACCAACCTGGTGCCCTACCCTCGCATCCACTTCCCCCTGGCCACCTATGCACCAGTCATCTCTGCAGAGAAGGCCTACCATGAGCAGCTGTCGGTGGCAGAGATCACCAACGCCTGCTTTGAGCCTGCCAACCAGATGGTGAAGTGTGATCCCCGCCATGGCAAGTACATGGCCTGCTGCCTGCTGTACCGTGGAGATGTGGTGCCCAAGGACGTCAACGCTGCCATCGCTGCCATCAAGACCAAGCGCAGTATTCAGTTCGTGGACTGGTGCCCCACAGGCTTCAAGGTTGGTATCAACTACCAGCCCCCTACTGTGGTGCCCGGGGGTGACCTGGCCAAGGTGCAGCGTGCCGTGTGCATGCTGAGCAACACGACCGCCATCGCTGAGGCCTGGGCCCGCCTGGACCACAAGTTCGACCTGATGTATGCCAAGAGGGCGTTTGTGCACTGGTACGTGGGCGAGGGCATGGAGGAGGGAGAGTTCTCCGAGGCCCGGGAGGATATGGCTGCCCTGGAGAAGGATTACGAGGAAGTGGGCATCGACTCCTATGAGGACGAGGATGAGGGAGAAGAATAG
- the STK16 gene encoding serine/threonine-protein kinase 16 isoform X1 — MGHALCICSRGTVTIDHKRYLFIHKLGEGGFSFVDLVEGLHDGQFYALKRILCHEQQDREEAQREADMHRLFHHPNILRLVAYCLRERGTKHEAWLLLPFFKRGTLWNEIEKLKDKGNFLTEEQIIRLLLGICRGLEAIHAKGYAHRDLKPTNILLGDEGQPVLMDLGSMNQACIHVEGSRQALALQDWAAQRCTISYRAPELFSVQSHCVIDERTDVWAFFSLATAANLNDDCGPPAAPSHSSAPESVGGAADPGSGRAHYPHLNKPEATLRRWPPCLGKELPSLSRISIHSVQDRALVTGGSWGLGQFARPSVSDSALTPKSSNWTGGLPGWGLGRVGDGERGTDRI, encoded by the exons ATGGGCCACGCGCTTTGCATCTGCTCTCGGGGAACTGTCACCATTGACCATAAGCGTTACCTCTTCATCCATAAATTGGGGGAGGG TGGGTTCAGCTTTGTGGACCTAGTGGAGGGGTTGCATGATGGACAGTTCTACGCCCTGAAGCGAATCCTGTGTCATGAGCAGCAGGACCGGGAGGAGGCCCAACGAGAAGCAGACATGCATCGCCTCTTCCATCACCCCAACATCCTTCGCCTCGTGGCTTATTGTCTGAGAGAGCGAGGCACTAAACATGAGGCCTGGCTGCTGCTACCCTTCTTCAAG AGAGGTACGCTGTGGAATGAGATAGAAAAGCTGAAGGACAAAGGCAACTTTTTGACTGAAGAGCAAATCATTCGGCTGTTGCTGGGTATCTGCAGAGGCCTTGAGGCTATTCACGCCAAGGGTTATGCCCACAG GGACCTGAAACCCACCAATATCTTGCTTGGCGATGAGGGGCAGCCGGTTCTAATGGACTTGGGGTCCATGAATCAAGCATGCATCCACGTGGAGGGCTCCCGCCAGGCTCTGGCCCTCCAG GACTGGGCAGCCCAGCGGTGCACCATCTCCTACCGGGCCCCGGAGCTCTTTTCCGTGCAGAGCCACTGTGTCATCGATGAGCGGACTGATGTCTGG GCATTCTTCAGCCTTGCGACAGCTGCTAACCTCAATGATGACTGTGGACCCCCAGCAGCGCCCTCACATTCCTCTGCTCCTGAGTCAGTTGGAGGTGCTGCAGACCCCGGCTCGGGACGAGCACACTACCCACATCTGAACAAACCTGAGGCCACGTTGAGAAGGTGGCCCCCGTGCCTTGGCAAGGAGCTGCCCTCCCTCAGTAGAATCTCCATCCATTCAGTGCAGGACCGCGCCCTTGTCActgggggcagctgggggctGGGACAGTTTGCTCGGCCTTCTGTCTCTGATTCTGCTCTCACCCCCAAGAGCAGTAACTGGACTGGAGGCCTAcctgggtgggggttggggagggtgggggatggggagaggggaactGATAGAATATAG
- the STK16 gene encoding serine/threonine-protein kinase 16 isoform X2, with translation MGHALCICSRGTVTIDHKRYLFIHKLGEGGFSFVDLVEGLHDGQFYALKRILCHEQQDREEAQREADMHRLFHHPNILRLVAYCLRERGTKHEAWLLLPFFKRGTLWNEIEKLKDKGNFLTEEQIIRLLLGICRGLEAIHAKGYAHRDLKPTNILLGDEGQPVLMDLGSMNQACIHVEGSRQALALQDWAAQRCTISYRAPELFSVQSHCVIDERTDVWSLGCVLYAMMFGEGPYDMVFQKGDSVALAVQNQLSIPQSPRHSSALRQLLTSMMTVDPQQRPHIPLLLSQLEVLQTPARDEHTTHI, from the exons ATGGGCCACGCGCTTTGCATCTGCTCTCGGGGAACTGTCACCATTGACCATAAGCGTTACCTCTTCATCCATAAATTGGGGGAGGG TGGGTTCAGCTTTGTGGACCTAGTGGAGGGGTTGCATGATGGACAGTTCTACGCCCTGAAGCGAATCCTGTGTCATGAGCAGCAGGACCGGGAGGAGGCCCAACGAGAAGCAGACATGCATCGCCTCTTCCATCACCCCAACATCCTTCGCCTCGTGGCTTATTGTCTGAGAGAGCGAGGCACTAAACATGAGGCCTGGCTGCTGCTACCCTTCTTCAAG AGAGGTACGCTGTGGAATGAGATAGAAAAGCTGAAGGACAAAGGCAACTTTTTGACTGAAGAGCAAATCATTCGGCTGTTGCTGGGTATCTGCAGAGGCCTTGAGGCTATTCACGCCAAGGGTTATGCCCACAG GGACCTGAAACCCACCAATATCTTGCTTGGCGATGAGGGGCAGCCGGTTCTAATGGACTTGGGGTCCATGAATCAAGCATGCATCCACGTGGAGGGCTCCCGCCAGGCTCTGGCCCTCCAG GACTGGGCAGCCCAGCGGTGCACCATCTCCTACCGGGCCCCGGAGCTCTTTTCCGTGCAGAGCCACTGTGTCATCGATGAGCGGACTGATGTCTGG TCCCTAGGCTGTGTGCTATATGCCATGATGTTTGGGGAAGGCCCTTATGATATGGTGTTCCAGAAGGGTGACAGTGTGGCCCTTGCAGTGCAGAACCAACTCAGCATCCCACAGAGCCCCAG GCATTCTTCAGCCTTGCGACAGCTGCTAACCTCAATGATGACTGTGGACCCCCAGCAGCGCCCTCACATTCCTCTGCTCCTGAGTCAGTTGGAGGTGCTGCAGACCCCGGCTCGGGACGAGCACACTACCCACATCTGA
- the GLB1L gene encoding beta-galactosidase-1-like protein isoform X2, translating into MAPEKPLCLPSLLLPLLTLLLPQADTRSFVVDRDHNRFLLDGAPFRYVSGSLHYFRVPRVLWADRLFKMRMSGLNVVQFYVPWNYHEPEPGVYNFNGSRDLFAFLKEATLANLLVILRPGPYICAEWEMGGLPAWLLRKPKIHLRTSDPDFLTAVDSWFKVLLPRIYPWLYHNGGNIISIQVENEYGSYRACDVSYMRHLAGLFRALLGDKILLFTTDGPEGLKCGSLQGLYTTVDFGPADNMTKIFGLLRKYEPRGPLVNSEYYTGWLDYWGQNHSTRSVPAVTKGLEKMLKLGASVNMYMFHGGTNFGYWNGADEKGRFLPITTSYDYDAPISEAGDPTPKLFAIRNVISKFQEVPLGPLPPPSPKMKLGPLTLHLVHGYMLYRTYLTYTVSEPTQLWVPNNGVHDRAYVMVDGVFQGVLERNMKHNVFLTGKVGDKLDVLLENMGRLSFGSNSSDFKGLLQPPILGQTILTQWMMFPLKVDNLVKWWFPIQPLKSSHPQAPSGPTFYSTTFPISNSGGDTFLFLPGWTKGQVWINGFNLGRYWTKRGPQQTLYVPRPLLFPRGTHNRITLLELENVPPQPQIQFLDRPILNSTKHRTYIYFLSGASEPMELSGH; encoded by the exons ATGGCTCCCGAGAAACCTCTCTGCCTTCCCTCCCTGCTGCTCCCACTCCTGACGCTGCTGCTGCCCCAG GCAGACACTCGGTCGTTCGTAGTGGATCGGGACCATAACAGATTCCTCCTGGACGGGGCCCCGTTCCGCTACGTATCTGGCAGCCTGCACTACTTTCGGGTACCGCGGGTACTTTGGGCAGACCGGCTTTTCAAGATGCGAATGAGTGGCCTCAACGTAGTACAGTT TTATGTGCCCTGGAACTACCATGAGCCAGAGCCTGGGGTCTATAACTTTAATGGCAGCCGTGACCTCTTTGCATTTCTGAAAGAGGCAACTTTAGCCAACCTGTTGGTCATACTGAGACCAGGACCTTACATCTGTGCAGAGTGGGAGATG GGGGGTCTCCCAGCCTGGTTGCTTCGAAAACCTAAAATTCATCTGAGAACCTCAGATCCAG ACTTCCTTACTGCAGTGGACTCCTGGTTCAAGGTCTTGCTGCCCAGGATATATCCATGGCTCTACCACAATGGGGGCAACATCATTAGCATTCAG GTGGAGAATGAATATGGTAGCTACAGAGCCTGCGATGTGAGCTACATGAGGCACCTAGCTGGGCTCTTCCGAGCGCTGCTGGGAGACAAGATCTTGCTCTTCACCACAGATGGGCCTGAAGGACTCAAATGTGGCTCCCTCCAGGGACTCTATACCACTGTAGATTTTGGCCCAG CTGACAACATGACCAAGATCTTTGGCCTGCTTCGGAAGTATGAACCCCGTGGGCCCCTG GTGAACTCTGAGTACTACACAGGCTGGCTGGATTACTGGGGCCAGAATCACTCCACACGCTCCGTTCCAGCTGTAACCAAAGGACTAGAGAAAATGCTCAAGTTGGGAGCCAGTGTGAACAT GTACATGTTCCATGGAGGTACCAACTTTGGATACTGGAATG GTGCTGATGAGAAGGGACGCTTTCTTCCAATTACTACCAGCTATGACTACGACGCACCCATATCCGAAGCAGGGGACCCCACACCCAAGCTTTTTGCTATTCGAAATGTCATCAGCAAG TTCCAGGAAGTTCCCTTGGGACCTTTacctccccccagccccaagATGAAGCTTGGACCTTTGACCCTACACCTG GTCCATGGCTATATGTTGTATCGGACCTATCTGACCTATACTGTTTCTGAGCCAACACAACTCTGGGTGCCAAACAATGGAGTCCATGACCGTGCATACGTGATGGTGGATGGG GTGTTTCAGGGTGTTTTGGAACGAAACATGAAACATAACGTATTTTTGACGGGGAAAGTAGGGGACAAACTGGATGTCCTGCTGGAGAACATGGGGAGGCTCAGTTTTGGGTCTAACAGCAGTGACTTCAAG GGCCTGTTACAGCCACCAATTCTGGGGCAGACAATCCTTACCCAGTGGATGATGTTCCCCCTGAAAGTTGATAATCTTGTCAAATGGTGGTTTCCCATCCAGCCACTGAAAAGCTCACATCCTCAGGCCCCCTCTGGCCCCACCTTCTACTCTACCACCTTCCCAATTTCAAACTCAGGCGGGGACACATTTCTGTTTCTACCTGGATGGACGAAG GGCCAAGTCTGGATCAATGGGTTTAACTTGGGCCGCTACTGGACAAAGCGGGGGCCGCAGCAGACCCTCTATGTGCCAAGACCCCTGCTGTTTCCCAGGGGAACCCACAACAGAATCACGTTGCTGGAGCTAGAAAACGTGCCTCCTCAGCCCCAAATCCAGTTCCTGGACAGGCCCATCCTCAATAGCACGAAACACAGGACCTACATCTATTTCCTCTCAGGTGCCTCTGAGCCAATGGAGTTAAGTGGGCACTGA
- the GLB1L gene encoding beta-galactosidase-1-like protein isoform X1 yields MAPEKPLCLPSLLLPLLTLLLPQADTRSFVVDRDHNRFLLDGAPFRYVSGSLHYFRVPRVLWADRLFKMRMSGLNVVQFYVPWNYHEPEPGVYNFNGSRDLFAFLKEATLANLLVILRPGPYICAEWEMGGLPAWLLRKPKIHLRTSDPDFLTAVDSWFKVLLPRIYPWLYHNGGNIISIQVENEYGSYRACDVSYMRHLAGLFRALLGDKILLFTTDGPEGLKCGSLQGLYTTVDFGPADNMTKIFGLLRKYEPRGPLVNSEYYTGWLDYWGQNHSTRSVPAVTKGLEKMLKLGASVNMYMFHGGTNFGYWNGADEKGRFLPITTSYDYDAPISEAGDPTPKLFAIRNVISKFQEVPLGPLPPPSPKMKLGPLTLHLDGNLLDFLDLLCPQGPIHSILPMTFEAVNQVHGYMLYRTYLTYTVSEPTQLWVPNNGVHDRAYVMVDGVFQGVLERNMKHNVFLTGKVGDKLDVLLENMGRLSFGSNSSDFKGLLQPPILGQTILTQWMMFPLKVDNLVKWWFPIQPLKSSHPQAPSGPTFYSTTFPISNSGGDTFLFLPGWTKGQVWINGFNLGRYWTKRGPQQTLYVPRPLLFPRGTHNRITLLELENVPPQPQIQFLDRPILNSTKHRTYIYFLSGASEPMELSGH; encoded by the exons ATGGCTCCCGAGAAACCTCTCTGCCTTCCCTCCCTGCTGCTCCCACTCCTGACGCTGCTGCTGCCCCAG GCAGACACTCGGTCGTTCGTAGTGGATCGGGACCATAACAGATTCCTCCTGGACGGGGCCCCGTTCCGCTACGTATCTGGCAGCCTGCACTACTTTCGGGTACCGCGGGTACTTTGGGCAGACCGGCTTTTCAAGATGCGAATGAGTGGCCTCAACGTAGTACAGTT TTATGTGCCCTGGAACTACCATGAGCCAGAGCCTGGGGTCTATAACTTTAATGGCAGCCGTGACCTCTTTGCATTTCTGAAAGAGGCAACTTTAGCCAACCTGTTGGTCATACTGAGACCAGGACCTTACATCTGTGCAGAGTGGGAGATG GGGGGTCTCCCAGCCTGGTTGCTTCGAAAACCTAAAATTCATCTGAGAACCTCAGATCCAG ACTTCCTTACTGCAGTGGACTCCTGGTTCAAGGTCTTGCTGCCCAGGATATATCCATGGCTCTACCACAATGGGGGCAACATCATTAGCATTCAG GTGGAGAATGAATATGGTAGCTACAGAGCCTGCGATGTGAGCTACATGAGGCACCTAGCTGGGCTCTTCCGAGCGCTGCTGGGAGACAAGATCTTGCTCTTCACCACAGATGGGCCTGAAGGACTCAAATGTGGCTCCCTCCAGGGACTCTATACCACTGTAGATTTTGGCCCAG CTGACAACATGACCAAGATCTTTGGCCTGCTTCGGAAGTATGAACCCCGTGGGCCCCTG GTGAACTCTGAGTACTACACAGGCTGGCTGGATTACTGGGGCCAGAATCACTCCACACGCTCCGTTCCAGCTGTAACCAAAGGACTAGAGAAAATGCTCAAGTTGGGAGCCAGTGTGAACAT GTACATGTTCCATGGAGGTACCAACTTTGGATACTGGAATG GTGCTGATGAGAAGGGACGCTTTCTTCCAATTACTACCAGCTATGACTACGACGCACCCATATCCGAAGCAGGGGACCCCACACCCAAGCTTTTTGCTATTCGAAATGTCATCAGCAAG TTCCAGGAAGTTCCCTTGGGACCTTTacctccccccagccccaagATGAAGCTTGGACCTTTGACCCTACACCTG GATGGGAATTTGCTGGATTTCTTAGACTTGCTATGCCCCCAAGGGCCTATTCATTCAATCTTGCCAATGACCTTTGAGGCTGTCAACCAG GTCCATGGCTATATGTTGTATCGGACCTATCTGACCTATACTGTTTCTGAGCCAACACAACTCTGGGTGCCAAACAATGGAGTCCATGACCGTGCATACGTGATGGTGGATGGG GTGTTTCAGGGTGTTTTGGAACGAAACATGAAACATAACGTATTTTTGACGGGGAAAGTAGGGGACAAACTGGATGTCCTGCTGGAGAACATGGGGAGGCTCAGTTTTGGGTCTAACAGCAGTGACTTCAAG GGCCTGTTACAGCCACCAATTCTGGGGCAGACAATCCTTACCCAGTGGATGATGTTCCCCCTGAAAGTTGATAATCTTGTCAAATGGTGGTTTCCCATCCAGCCACTGAAAAGCTCACATCCTCAGGCCCCCTCTGGCCCCACCTTCTACTCTACCACCTTCCCAATTTCAAACTCAGGCGGGGACACATTTCTGTTTCTACCTGGATGGACGAAG GGCCAAGTCTGGATCAATGGGTTTAACTTGGGCCGCTACTGGACAAAGCGGGGGCCGCAGCAGACCCTCTATGTGCCAAGACCCCTGCTGTTTCCCAGGGGAACCCACAACAGAATCACGTTGCTGGAGCTAGAAAACGTGCCTCCTCAGCCCCAAATCCAGTTCCTGGACAGGCCCATCCTCAATAGCACGAAACACAGGACCTACATCTATTTCCTCTCAGGTGCCTCTGAGCCAATGGAGTTAAGTGGGCACTGA
- the GLB1L gene encoding beta-galactosidase-1-like protein isoform X3 — MAPEKPLCLPSLLLPLLTLLLPQGGLPAWLLRKPKIHLRTSDPDFLTAVDSWFKVLLPRIYPWLYHNGGNIISIQVENEYGSYRACDVSYMRHLAGLFRALLGDKILLFTTDGPEGLKCGSLQGLYTTVDFGPADNMTKIFGLLRKYEPRGPLVNSEYYTGWLDYWGQNHSTRSVPAVTKGLEKMLKLGASVNMYMFHGGTNFGYWNGADEKGRFLPITTSYDYDAPISEAGDPTPKLFAIRNVISKFQEVPLGPLPPPSPKMKLGPLTLHLDGNLLDFLDLLCPQGPIHSILPMTFEAVNQVHGYMLYRTYLTYTVSEPTQLWVPNNGVHDRAYVMVDGVFQGVLERNMKHNVFLTGKVGDKLDVLLENMGRLSFGSNSSDFKGLLQPPILGQTILTQWMMFPLKVDNLVKWWFPIQPLKSSHPQAPSGPTFYSTTFPISNSGGDTFLFLPGWTKGQVWINGFNLGRYWTKRGPQQTLYVPRPLLFPRGTHNRITLLELENVPPQPQIQFLDRPILNSTKHRTYIYFLSGASEPMELSGH; from the exons ATGGCTCCCGAGAAACCTCTCTGCCTTCCCTCCCTGCTGCTCCCACTCCTGACGCTGCTGCTGCCCCAG GGGGGTCTCCCAGCCTGGTTGCTTCGAAAACCTAAAATTCATCTGAGAACCTCAGATCCAG ACTTCCTTACTGCAGTGGACTCCTGGTTCAAGGTCTTGCTGCCCAGGATATATCCATGGCTCTACCACAATGGGGGCAACATCATTAGCATTCAG GTGGAGAATGAATATGGTAGCTACAGAGCCTGCGATGTGAGCTACATGAGGCACCTAGCTGGGCTCTTCCGAGCGCTGCTGGGAGACAAGATCTTGCTCTTCACCACAGATGGGCCTGAAGGACTCAAATGTGGCTCCCTCCAGGGACTCTATACCACTGTAGATTTTGGCCCAG CTGACAACATGACCAAGATCTTTGGCCTGCTTCGGAAGTATGAACCCCGTGGGCCCCTG GTGAACTCTGAGTACTACACAGGCTGGCTGGATTACTGGGGCCAGAATCACTCCACACGCTCCGTTCCAGCTGTAACCAAAGGACTAGAGAAAATGCTCAAGTTGGGAGCCAGTGTGAACAT GTACATGTTCCATGGAGGTACCAACTTTGGATACTGGAATG GTGCTGATGAGAAGGGACGCTTTCTTCCAATTACTACCAGCTATGACTACGACGCACCCATATCCGAAGCAGGGGACCCCACACCCAAGCTTTTTGCTATTCGAAATGTCATCAGCAAG TTCCAGGAAGTTCCCTTGGGACCTTTacctccccccagccccaagATGAAGCTTGGACCTTTGACCCTACACCTG GATGGGAATTTGCTGGATTTCTTAGACTTGCTATGCCCCCAAGGGCCTATTCATTCAATCTTGCCAATGACCTTTGAGGCTGTCAACCAG GTCCATGGCTATATGTTGTATCGGACCTATCTGACCTATACTGTTTCTGAGCCAACACAACTCTGGGTGCCAAACAATGGAGTCCATGACCGTGCATACGTGATGGTGGATGGG GTGTTTCAGGGTGTTTTGGAACGAAACATGAAACATAACGTATTTTTGACGGGGAAAGTAGGGGACAAACTGGATGTCCTGCTGGAGAACATGGGGAGGCTCAGTTTTGGGTCTAACAGCAGTGACTTCAAG GGCCTGTTACAGCCACCAATTCTGGGGCAGACAATCCTTACCCAGTGGATGATGTTCCCCCTGAAAGTTGATAATCTTGTCAAATGGTGGTTTCCCATCCAGCCACTGAAAAGCTCACATCCTCAGGCCCCCTCTGGCCCCACCTTCTACTCTACCACCTTCCCAATTTCAAACTCAGGCGGGGACACATTTCTGTTTCTACCTGGATGGACGAAG GGCCAAGTCTGGATCAATGGGTTTAACTTGGGCCGCTACTGGACAAAGCGGGGGCCGCAGCAGACCCTCTATGTGCCAAGACCCCTGCTGTTTCCCAGGGGAACCCACAACAGAATCACGTTGCTGGAGCTAGAAAACGTGCCTCCTCAGCCCCAAATCCAGTTCCTGGACAGGCCCATCCTCAATAGCACGAAACACAGGACCTACATCTATTTCCTCTCAGGTGCCTCTGAGCCAATGGAGTTAAGTGGGCACTGA